The Streptococcus oralis Uo5 genome includes a window with the following:
- a CDS encoding ABC transporter permease: MKKYIFMRVLRSLLSIFLVTTLTYTIIYTMVPRKLIFKQDTNYNKIATTPDKRDNYENTVYERMGYIEYYDTKELQERASTMDSSVTVDANDTNKAIYEKYINQLGNGWTLGVFSESGQFYATREIPIFERVFKFYSNLIDIDHPNKIQDPENPNLQRYLRFENDPAIGWSLVGSGTKHKYLLYFNNQFPFVHQNFVNINLGDSYPTYANTPVLQVITQGQGQTKTSEVQFPTGKKTSSVDIYSRTYKSPSQADAREVANYGKDDPYTATESNYQYPSMIASSAVAGLIGLIISYAIAIPLGSAMARHKNTWIDSFSTGALTFLLALPTIALVYIVRLIGSSIGLPDSFPILGAGDWRSYVLPAVILGLLGAPSTAIWIRRYMIDLQSQDFVRFARAKGLSEKEISNKHIFKNAMVPLVSGIPGAVIGVIGGATLTETVFAFPGMGKMLIDSVKASNNSMVVGLVFIFTCISIFSLFVGDIWMTMLDPRIKLTEKGGK; encoded by the coding sequence ATGAAGAAATATATTTTTATGCGTGTATTGCGTTCATTGTTGTCTATTTTCTTGGTGACAACTTTGACATACACAATAATTTATACGATGGTTCCTCGAAAATTGATTTTCAAGCAGGATACCAACTATAACAAGATTGCAACGACACCGGACAAGCGGGATAATTATGAAAATACCGTTTATGAACGGATGGGCTATATCGAGTACTACGATACCAAAGAGTTGCAAGAAAGAGCGAGTACAATGGACTCATCTGTAACAGTGGATGCCAATGATACCAATAAGGCAATCTACGAAAAATACATCAACCAACTAGGAAATGGTTGGACACTCGGTGTGTTCTCAGAAAGTGGTCAATTCTATGCTACGCGTGAAATTCCGATTTTTGAACGTGTTTTCAAATTCTATTCCAACTTGATTGATATTGATCATCCAAACAAGATTCAAGACCCTGAAAACCCAAACTTGCAACGTTATCTTCGTTTTGAAAATGACCCTGCTATCGGTTGGTCATTGGTTGGTTCAGGTACAAAACACAAATACCTTTTGTATTTCAACAATCAATTCCCATTTGTACACCAAAACTTTGTGAACATTAACTTGGGAGATTCTTACCCAACTTATGCAAACACACCAGTGCTTCAAGTTATCACACAAGGTCAGGGACAAACTAAGACATCAGAAGTTCAATTCCCTACAGGTAAAAAGACTTCATCTGTAGATATTTACTCTCGTACCTACAAATCACCAAGCCAAGCAGACGCGCGTGAGGTAGCCAACTATGGTAAAGACGATCCATATACAGCTACAGAAAGCAATTATCAATATCCTTCAATGATTGCAAGCTCAGCGGTTGCTGGTTTGATTGGTTTGATTATTTCTTATGCGATTGCCATTCCACTTGGATCTGCGATGGCTCGCCACAAAAATACTTGGATTGACAGCTTCTCGACAGGTGCTCTTACCTTCTTGCTTGCCCTTCCAACGATTGCCTTGGTATATATTGTGCGTTTGATTGGATCATCTATTGGTCTGCCAGACTCATTCCCTATCTTGGGGGCTGGAGATTGGCGTTCTTATGTCTTGCCAGCAGTCATTCTAGGTTTGTTGGGTGCGCCAAGTACAGCTATCTGGATTCGTCGTTACATGATCGACTTGCAATCCCAGGACTTTGTACGTTTTGCGCGTGCCAAAGGTTTGTCTGAAAAAGAAATTTCAAATAAACACATCTTTAAAAATGCCATGGTTCCACTGGTTTCAGGTATTCCTGGTGCCGTTATCGGGGTTATCGGTGGTGCAACATTGACAGAAACGGTCTTTGCTTTCCCAGGTATGGGTAAAATGTTGATTGACTCTGTTAAGGCATCAAACAACTCAATGGTTGTTGGTCTCGTCTTTATCTTTACATGTATTTCTATCTTCTCACTCTTTGTAGGAGATATCTGGATGACCATGCTTGACCCACGTATTAAATTGACAGAGAAAGGAGGCAAATAA
- a CDS encoding TrkH family potassium uptake protein, translating to MNKSMIRYLLSKLLLIEAVLLLVPVSVAIYYQESSQVFIALFSTIGILVLLGGLGVLRKPKNQRIYAKEGVLIVALCWILWSFFGGLPFVFSGQIPSVIDAFFEISSGFTTTGATILNDVSVLTRSLLFWRSFTHLIGGMGVLVFALAIMDNAKNSHLEVMKAEVPGPVFGKVVSKLKNTAQILYLLYLALFSLFVVIYYLAGMPLYDSFVIAMGTAGTGGFTVYNDGIAHYGSSLITYLVSIGVLVFGVNFNLYYYLMLRRVKAFFGDEELRAYIIIVLVSTGLITLNTLHLYQGVSKSVEMAFFQVSNIITTTGFGYGDITNWPLFSQFILLFLMGIGGSAGSTAGGLKVIRGLILSKIAKNQILSTLSPHRVLTLHVNKTVIDKDTQHKILKYFAIYMMIILSLIFIVSLDSNDFLVVTSAVFSCFNNIGPILGTTSSFSIFSPISKILLSFAMIAGRLEIYPILLLFMKRTWSKR from the coding sequence ATGAATAAAAGTATGATTCGTTACCTCCTCTCAAAACTTCTCTTGATTGAGGCTGTTCTCCTCCTAGTTCCTGTTAGTGTAGCGATCTATTACCAAGAATCCAGTCAAGTATTTATCGCTCTCTTTTCTACGATTGGAATTTTAGTCCTCCTCGGTGGTCTAGGCGTTTTACGGAAACCGAAAAATCAACGGATTTATGCCAAGGAAGGGGTCTTAATTGTTGCCCTCTGTTGGATTCTATGGTCTTTCTTTGGCGGCCTCCCCTTTGTCTTTTCAGGACAAATCCCCAGCGTCATCGATGCCTTCTTTGAAATCAGTTCTGGATTTACAACTACAGGAGCAACTATTCTGAACGATGTTTCCGTCCTCACTCGTTCCCTCCTCTTCTGGCGAAGTTTCACCCACTTGATCGGAGGGATGGGGGTACTCGTCTTTGCACTTGCCATTATGGACAATGCCAAGAATAGCCACTTGGAAGTGATGAAGGCTGAGGTCCCTGGACCTGTCTTTGGCAAGGTCGTATCCAAGCTAAAAAACACTGCCCAGATTCTCTATCTGCTTTATCTGGCTCTCTTCTCCCTTTTTGTGGTTATCTACTACCTAGCAGGCATGCCTCTTTATGATAGTTTTGTCATCGCTATGGGAACAGCAGGAACTGGGGGCTTTACCGTCTATAACGACGGAATTGCCCACTACGGTAGCTCACTCATCACCTATCTAGTTAGTATCGGAGTGTTGGTTTTTGGGGTTAACTTCAATCTCTACTACTACCTCATGCTCCGTCGGGTTAAGGCTTTCTTTGGAGATGAAGAACTACGAGCATATATCATCATTGTTCTAGTTTCTACTGGCTTGATTACGCTTAATACGCTCCACCTCTATCAAGGTGTCTCTAAGAGTGTTGAAATGGCCTTCTTCCAGGTTTCCAATATCATCACGACAACAGGTTTTGGTTACGGAGATATTACCAACTGGCCCCTCTTCTCCCAATTTATTCTCCTCTTCCTCATGGGAATCGGTGGATCAGCAGGCTCAACTGCAGGTGGTCTTAAGGTGATCAGAGGACTTATCCTCTCTAAAATCGCAAAAAATCAGATTTTGTCCACCTTATCCCCTCACCGTGTTTTGACTCTACACGTCAATAAAACTGTGATTGATAAGGATACCCAGCACAAGATTCTTAAATATTTTGCTATCTATATGATGATTATTCTCTCTCTCATCTTTATCGTCAGTCTTGATAGCAATGATTTTCTAGTCGTGACCAGTGCGGTCTTCAGCTGTTTTAACAATATCGGACCTATTCTAGGTACAACCTCGAGTTTTTCCATCTTTAGTCCCATCTCTAAAATCCTCCTCTCCTTTGCAATGATTGCAGGTCGCTTAGAGATTTACCCAATTTTGCTACTCTTTATGAAACGCACTTGGTCTAAACGCTAA
- a CDS encoding peptide ABC transporter substrate-binding protein encodes MKKSRVFVAAGVALLAAGVLAACGSSKSSDSTAPKNYGYVYSADPETLDYLISGKQSTKIATSNGIDGLFTNDKYGNLVPAVAEDWSVSKDGLTYTYKIRKGVKWMTSDGEEYAEVTAKDFVNGLKHATDKKSEALYLAEDSVKGLADYKAGNNKDFSSVGVKAVDDYTLEYTLNQPEPYWNSKMAYSIFWPLNEDFEKSKGADFAKATDPTSLLYNGPFLLKGLTAKSSIEFAKNENYWDKDNVHIDKVTLAFYDGSDQESIERNFTSGAYSYARLFPTSSNYSKVEETYKENIFYTPSGPSVFGLGVNIDRQSYKYTSKTTDEEKSSTKKALLNKDFRQALNFAFDRTSYSAQVNGKEGAPLAVRNLFVKPNFVSAGEKTFGDLVTDKMAAYGDEWKNVNFADGQDGLFNADKAKAEFAKAKTALEAEGVKFPIHLDIPVDQTAKSYIARIQSFKQSVETVLGEGNVVIDIQQISKDELNNITYYAANAAAEDWDLSGAVGWNPDYEDPSTYLDILKTTNSEQTKTYMGYDDPANAAAAQVGLKEYDKLVDEAAKETNDLNVRYEKYAAAQAWLTDSSLFLPAMSGSGAAPFISRVVPFSASYSQSGDKGSDVYFKYIQLQDKVVTKADYEQAREKWLKEKKESNEKVQKELANHVK; translated from the coding sequence ATGAAAAAAAGTAGAGTATTTGTTGCAGCAGGAGTTGCTTTATTAGCGGCAGGAGTACTAGCTGCTTGCGGTTCTTCAAAATCATCTGATTCAACAGCGCCAAAAAATTATGGCTATGTTTATTCAGCTGACCCAGAAACTTTGGATTACCTTATTTCAGGGAAACAAAGTACTAAGATTGCCACTTCAAATGGTATCGATGGTCTCTTCACAAACGACAAGTATGGGAACCTAGTCCCTGCAGTTGCAGAAGACTGGTCCGTTTCAAAAGATGGTTTGACTTATACCTACAAGATTCGTAAGGGTGTTAAATGGATGACATCTGATGGCGAAGAATATGCTGAAGTAACAGCCAAAGACTTTGTAAATGGCTTGAAACACGCGACTGATAAAAAATCAGAAGCACTTTACCTAGCAGAAGATTCAGTTAAAGGTCTAGCTGACTATAAAGCTGGAAATAATAAAGACTTTTCTTCAGTAGGTGTAAAGGCAGTTGATGATTATACTCTTGAGTATACTTTGAACCAGCCAGAACCATACTGGAATTCTAAGATGGCCTACTCAATCTTCTGGCCATTGAACGAAGATTTTGAAAAATCAAAAGGGGCTGACTTTGCCAAAGCAACTGACCCTACATCATTGCTTTACAATGGTCCGTTCTTACTGAAAGGTTTGACTGCTAAATCTTCTATCGAGTTCGCTAAGAATGAAAATTACTGGGACAAAGATAATGTTCATATTGATAAAGTAACCCTTGCTTTCTATGATGGATCAGACCAAGAGTCAATTGAACGTAACTTTACAAGTGGAGCCTATAGCTATGCTCGTCTCTTCCCAACAAGTTCAAACTATTCTAAAGTAGAAGAGACTTACAAGGAAAATATCTTCTACACTCCATCAGGACCTAGCGTTTTTGGTCTAGGTGTGAATATTGACCGTCAAAGTTACAAATACACTTCTAAGACAACTGATGAAGAAAAGTCTTCTACTAAGAAAGCCCTTCTTAACAAGGACTTCCGTCAGGCCTTGAACTTTGCCTTTGACCGTACTTCTTACTCAGCTCAAGTAAATGGTAAGGAAGGTGCTCCTCTTGCAGTTCGTAACCTCTTTGTGAAACCTAACTTTGTCTCAGCAGGCGAAAAAACTTTCGGTGACTTGGTAACTGATAAGATGGCTGCTTACGGTGATGAGTGGAAGAATGTAAACTTTGCGGATGGTCAAGATGGACTTTTCAACGCTGATAAAGCCAAAGCCGAATTTGCCAAAGCCAAAACAGCATTGGAAGCAGAAGGTGTGAAATTCCCTATCCACTTGGATATCCCAGTAGACCAAACTGCTAAGAGCTATATCGCACGTATCCAATCCTTCAAACAATCCGTTGAAACAGTACTTGGTGAAGGCAATGTAGTCATTGATATTCAACAAATTTCTAAAGATGAGTTGAACAATATCACATACTATGCTGCAAACGCTGCAGCAGAAGATTGGGATCTCTCAGGAGCAGTTGGATGGAACCCAGACTATGAAGATCCATCAACTTATCTTGATATCTTGAAAACAACTAACAGCGAGCAAACAAAAACTTATATGGGTTATGACGATCCAGCAAATGCAGCAGCTGCACAAGTTGGTTTGAAAGAATACGATAAGTTAGTTGATGAAGCTGCAAAAGAAACCAACGACTTGAATGTTCGTTATGAAAAATATGCGGCTGCTCAAGCTTGGTTGACAGACAGCTCCCTCTTCTTGCCAGCTATGTCAGGTAGTGGTGCTGCACCATTCATTTCTCGTGTTGTACCATTCTCTGCATCATACAGTCAATCTGGAGATAAGGGATCAGACGTATACTTCAAGTATATTCAGTTACAAGATAAAGTTGTAACAAAAGCTGACTATGAACAAGCTCGTGAAAAATGGCTCAAAGAGAAAAAAGAATCAAACGAAAAAGTTCAAAAAGAATTGGCTAATCACGTTAAATAA
- a CDS encoding hemolysin family protein, whose protein sequence is MEDPSSQNLLLQFVLLFILTLLNAFFSATEMAMVSLNRSRVEQKAEEGDKRYVRLLKVLENPNHFLSTIQVGITLITILSGAKLADTLGQVIASWMGNGETAYAIASFLSLAFLTYISIVFGELYPKRIALNLKDALAIRSVPIIIGLGKIVSPFVWLLSASTNLLSRLTPMTFDDADEKMTRDEIEYMLTKSEETLDADEIEMLQGIFSLDELMAREVMVPRTDAFMVDIQDDSQAIIQSILKQNFSRIPVYDGDKDNVIGLIHTKRLLNAAYADGFENIVWKKILQDPLFVPETIFVDDLLKELRNTQRQMAILLDEYGGMAGLVTLEDLLEEIVGEIDDETDRAEIEVHQIGEDTYIAQGTMNLNDFNNYFGVELESDDVDTIAGYYLTGVGTIPTTEKISYQLVSQNKQIVLTNDKVKNGRVTKVKVQITELEPEEETE, encoded by the coding sequence CCGAGTGGAGCAAAAGGCAGAAGAGGGAGACAAACGTTACGTTCGTTTGTTAAAGGTGCTTGAAAACCCTAATCACTTTTTATCAACCATTCAAGTCGGTATCACCTTGATCACGATCTTATCAGGGGCAAAATTGGCAGATACACTTGGACAAGTAATTGCCTCTTGGATGGGGAATGGAGAAACAGCTTATGCCATTGCAAGTTTCCTCTCTTTGGCATTTTTGACCTACATCTCTATTGTTTTTGGTGAACTCTATCCTAAACGGATTGCCCTTAATCTAAAAGATGCCTTAGCCATTCGCTCTGTTCCGATTATCATTGGGCTTGGGAAGATTGTCAGTCCCTTTGTCTGGTTGTTATCTGCTTCAACCAATCTCTTGAGTCGTTTAACACCAATGACATTTGATGATGCGGATGAAAAAATGACTCGAGATGAAATCGAGTACATGTTGACCAAAAGTGAGGAAACTTTGGATGCAGACGAAATCGAGATGTTACAAGGGATCTTCTCTCTAGATGAGCTGATGGCGAGAGAAGTCATGGTTCCTCGGACAGATGCCTTTATGGTGGATATTCAGGATGATAGTCAAGCCATTATCCAAAGTATTTTAAAACAAAACTTTTCCCGTATCCCAGTTTATGATGGGGATAAGGACAATGTGATTGGTTTGATTCATACCAAGCGTTTGCTAAACGCTGCCTATGCAGATGGCTTTGAAAATATTGTCTGGAAGAAGATCTTACAAGATCCACTCTTTGTTCCTGAAACTATTTTTGTGGATGACTTGCTAAAAGAATTGCGAAATACCCAAAGACAAATGGCCATTTTGCTCGATGAATATGGTGGTATGGCTGGACTGGTCACACTGGAAGACCTGCTGGAGGAGATTGTCGGAGAAATCGACGACGAGACAGACCGAGCAGAAATCGAAGTCCATCAAATCGGTGAGGACACCTATATTGCACAGGGAACCATGAATCTTAACGACTTCAATAACTACTTTGGTGTCGAACTAGAAAGCGATGATGTGGATACCATCGCCGGTTATTATTTGACGGGTGTTGGTACGATTCCAACAACTGAGAAAATTAGTTACCAACTGGTCAGTCAAAACAAGCAAATCGTCCTGACCAACGATAAGGTGAAAAATGGACGTGTTACCAAGGTAAAAGTTCAAATCACAGAACTAGAACCCGAAGAAGAAACAGAATAA
- the trkA gene encoding Trk system potassium transporter TrkA → MKIVLVGGGKVGFALCRSLVAENHDVVLIEQDEAVLNHIVSRYDIIGLLGNGADFAILEQASVQECDIFIALTEHDEVNMISAVLAKKMGAKETIVRVRNPEYSNAYFKEKNILGFSLIVNPELLAARAISNIIDFPNALSVERFAGGRVSLMEFVVKDSSGLCQMPISDFRKKFGNIIVCAMERDHQLMIPSGDVIIQDKDRIFVTGNRVDMMLFHNYFKSRAVKSLLIVGAGKIAYYLLGILKDSRIDTKVIEINPERARFFSEKFPNLYIVQGDGTAKDILLEESAPHYDAVATLTGVDEENIITSMFLDRVGVHKNITKVNRTSLLEIIHAPDFSSIITPKSIAVDTIMHFIRGRVNAQYSDLQAMHHLANGQIETLQFQIKEANKMTAKPLSQLKLKKGVLIAAIIRKGKTIFPTGEDMLEVGDKLLVTTLLPNITKIYDLIER, encoded by the coding sequence ATGAAAATTGTCCTTGTTGGTGGAGGGAAAGTTGGTTTCGCCCTCTGTCGTTCACTGGTTGCAGAAAACCATGACGTTGTCCTCATCGAACAAGATGAGGCTGTCCTCAATCACATTGTCAGTCGCTATGATATCATAGGTCTCCTTGGAAATGGTGCTGACTTTGCCATCTTGGAGCAAGCCAGTGTTCAAGAGTGCGATATCTTTATTGCTCTAACCGAACACGATGAAGTGAATATGATTTCAGCGGTACTTGCTAAAAAAATGGGGGCTAAAGAAACCATCGTTCGGGTACGAAATCCTGAATACTCTAATGCCTATTTTAAAGAGAAAAATATTCTTGGATTTTCACTTATTGTTAATCCAGAACTCCTAGCAGCGCGTGCTATCTCAAATATCATTGATTTCCCTAACGCCCTCTCTGTCGAACGATTTGCTGGAGGTCGGGTCAGTCTCATGGAGTTTGTTGTCAAGGATTCTAGCGGTCTTTGTCAAATGCCAATCTCAGACTTCCGTAAAAAATTTGGGAATATTATTGTCTGTGCTATGGAGAGAGATCATCAACTGATGATCCCAAGTGGTGATGTTATTATCCAAGACAAGGATAGGATTTTTGTTACGGGAAATCGTGTAGATATGATGCTTTTCCATAACTATTTTAAATCTCGCGCAGTGAAAAGCTTACTTATCGTTGGAGCTGGAAAGATTGCTTATTATCTACTCGGCATTTTAAAAGACAGTCGCATTGATACCAAGGTCATCGAGATCAATCCTGAAAGAGCTCGTTTTTTCAGCGAAAAGTTCCCCAATCTCTATATTGTCCAAGGAGATGGAACTGCAAAAGACATTTTGCTGGAAGAAAGTGCTCCCCACTATGATGCAGTCGCAACCTTGACTGGGGTTGATGAGGAAAATATCATCACTTCTATGTTTCTTGACCGTGTTGGCGTCCATAAGAATATCACCAAGGTCAACCGAACAAGCCTTTTAGAGATTATCCACGCGCCTGATTTTTCGAGTATCATCACACCAAAAAGCATCGCAGTGGATACCATTATGCACTTTATCCGTGGTCGAGTAAACGCTCAGTATTCAGATCTTCAAGCCATGCACCATCTAGCAAACGGTCAAATTGAAACTCTCCAATTCCAAATCAAGGAAGCTAATAAAATGACTGCCAAACCTCTATCACAGTTGAAATTGAAAAAAGGAGTTCTCATTGCAGCCATTATCCGAAAAGGAAAAACAATCTTCCCTACTGGAGAGGATATGCTTGAGGTGGGAGACAAGTTACTCGTGACGACCTTATTGCCAAACATCACCAAAATCTATGATTTGATTGAGAGGTAA
- a CDS encoding ABC transporter ATP-binding protein, with protein sequence MIKGENVILTARDIVVEFDVRDKVLTAIRGVSLDLIEGEVLALVGESGSGKSVLTKTFTGMLEDNGCIAQGSIDYRGQDLTALTSNKEWEKIRGAKIATIFQDPMTSLDPINTIGSQITEVIVKHQGKTAKEAKEMAIDYMNKVGIPDAEKRFEEYPFQYSGGMRQRIVIAIALACRPDILICDEPTTALDVTIQAQIIDLLKTLQNEYHFTIIFITHDLGVVASIADKVAVMYAGEIVEYGTVEEVFYDPRHPYTWSLLSSLPQLADDKGELYSIPGTPPSLYTELKGDAFALRSDYAMQIDFEQKAPQFSVTDTHWAKTWLLHENAPKVEKPGVIADLHDKIRDKMGFAHLED encoded by the coding sequence ATGATAAAAGGAGAAAATGTAATTTTGACTGCTCGCGATATTGTCGTGGAATTTGACGTTCGTGACAAAGTTCTTACGGCTATCCGAGGAGTTTCTCTGGACCTGATTGAAGGAGAAGTTCTTGCCTTGGTAGGTGAGTCCGGTTCTGGTAAATCTGTTTTAACAAAAACCTTTACAGGGATGTTGGAAGACAATGGATGTATTGCCCAAGGAAGCATCGACTATCGTGGACAAGACTTGACCGCCCTTACTTCTAACAAGGAATGGGAGAAGATTCGTGGTGCTAAAATTGCGACTATCTTCCAAGACCCTATGACAAGTTTGGACCCAATCAATACAATCGGTAGCCAAATCACTGAAGTTATCGTTAAACACCAAGGGAAAACAGCTAAGGAAGCCAAAGAGATGGCAATCGACTATATGAACAAGGTCGGAATTCCAGACGCTGAAAAACGTTTTGAAGAGTATCCTTTCCAATATTCTGGGGGGATGCGCCAACGTATCGTTATTGCGATTGCCCTTGCCTGTCGTCCAGATATCTTGATCTGTGACGAGCCAACAACGGCTCTTGATGTAACCATTCAAGCGCAAATCATTGATTTGCTTAAAACCTTGCAAAATGAGTACCACTTTACCATTATCTTTATCACCCATGACCTTGGTGTGGTAGCAAGTATTGCCGATAAGGTAGCGGTTATGTATGCTGGGGAAATTGTAGAATATGGAACTGTTGAGGAAGTTTTCTACGACCCACGTCATCCATATACTTGGAGTCTCTTGTCTAGCTTGCCTCAGCTTGCTGACGATAAAGGGGAATTGTACTCTATCCCAGGAACACCACCGTCTCTTTATACTGAGTTGAAAGGTGATGCCTTTGCCCTTCGTTCAGATTATGCGATGCAAATTGACTTTGAACAAAAAGCACCTCAGTTTTCAGTCACTGATACTCACTGGGCTAAGACTTGGTTGCTTCATGAGAATGCTCCTAAAGTTGAAAAACCTGGGGTCATCGCAGATTTGCATGACAAAATTCGTGATAAAATGGGCTTTGCTCATCTAGAAGACTAG
- a CDS encoding ATP-binding cassette domain-containing protein, translating into MSEKLVEIKDLEISFGEGSKKFVAVKNANFFINKGETFSLVGESGSGKTTIGRAIIGLNNTSKGEIIFDGHKINGKKSHKESSDLIRRIQMIFQDPAASLNERATVDYIISEGLYNYHLFKDEEDRKEKVQKMIHEVGLLKEHLTRYPHEFSGGQRQRIGIARALVMEPDFVIADEPISALDVSVRAQVLNLLKKFQKELGLTYLFIAHDLSVVRFISDRIAVIYKGVIVEVAETEELFNNPVHPYTQALLSAVPIPDPILERKKVLKVYDPDQHDYETDKPSMVEIRPGHYVWANQAELARYKETLKK; encoded by the coding sequence ATGTCTGAAAAATTAGTAGAAATTAAAGATTTAGAAATTTCCTTCGGTGAAGGAAGTAAGAAGTTTGTCGCGGTTAAAAACGCCAACTTCTTTATCAACAAGGGAGAAACTTTCTCTCTTGTTGGTGAGTCTGGTAGTGGGAAAACAACGATTGGTCGTGCCATTATTGGTCTAAATAATACTAGTAAAGGTGAGATCATCTTTGATGGTCATAAGATTAATGGAAAAAAATCTCATAAGGAATCATCAGACTTGATCCGTCGTATCCAGATGATTTTCCAGGACCCTGCAGCTAGCTTGAATGAGCGTGCGACGGTTGACTATATCATCTCTGAAGGTCTTTACAACTATCACTTGTTCAAAGACGAAGAAGATCGTAAAGAAAAAGTTCAAAAGATGATTCATGAAGTTGGACTTTTGAAAGAACACTTGACCCGTTACCCACACGAGTTTTCTGGTGGGCAACGTCAGCGTATCGGGATTGCCCGTGCCCTTGTGATGGAACCTGATTTCGTTATTGCGGATGAGCCAATCTCTGCCTTGGACGTATCTGTTCGTGCGCAAGTTTTGAACTTGCTCAAGAAGTTCCAAAAAGAGTTGGGCTTGACTTATCTCTTTATCGCGCATGACTTGTCAGTTGTTCGCTTTATCTCAGATCGTATCGCAGTTATCTATAAGGGAGTTATCGTCGAAGTGGCGGAGACAGAGGAGTTGTTTAACAATCCTGTCCACCCATATACTCAGGCGCTTCTATCTGCTGTACCGATTCCAGATCCAATCTTGGAACGCAAGAAAGTCTTGAAAGTTTACGACCCTGACCAACATGACTATGAGACAGATAAGCCATCTATGGTAGAAATTCGTCCAGGTCACTACGTTTGGGCTAACCAAGCAGAACTTGCTCGATACAAAGAAACTCTTAAAAAATAA
- the oppC gene encoding oligopeptide ABC transporter permease OppC translates to MSTIDKEKFQFVKRDDFASETIDAPAYSYWGSVFRQFLKKKSTVFMLGILVAIILMSFIYPMFSDFDFNDVSKVNDFSARFIKPNAEHWFGTDSNGKSLFDGVWFGARNSILISVIATFINLVIGVIVGGIWGISKSVDRVMMEVYNIISNIPSLLIVIVLTYSIGAGFWNLIFAMSVTTWIGIAYMIRIQIMRYRDLEYNLASQTLGTPTFKIIVKNIMPQLVSVIVSTMTLMLPSFISYEAFLSFFGLGLPVTVPSLGRLISDYSQNVTTNAYLFWIPLTTLILVSLSLFVVGQNLADASDPRTHR, encoded by the coding sequence ATGTCAACAATCGATAAAGAAAAATTTCAGTTCGTAAAACGTGACGATTTTGCCTCTGAAACAATTGATGCTCCTGCCTATTCATACTGGGGTTCTGTATTTAGACAATTTCTAAAGAAAAAATCAACCGTCTTTATGCTAGGAATTTTGGTTGCCATTATCTTGATGAGCTTTATTTACCCAATGTTCTCAGATTTTGACTTCAACGATGTAAGTAAGGTCAATGACTTCTCTGCTCGTTTTATCAAACCCAATGCTGAACATTGGTTTGGTACAGATAGTAATGGTAAATCCTTGTTTGACGGGGTTTGGTTTGGTGCGCGTAACTCTATCCTCATCTCTGTCATTGCAACTTTTATCAACCTTGTAATTGGGGTTATTGTTGGTGGAATCTGGGGAATTTCAAAATCTGTTGACCGTGTCATGATGGAAGTTTATAACATTATTTCAAACATTCCATCTCTCTTGATTGTCATTGTCTTGACTTACTCAATCGGTGCTGGTTTCTGGAATTTGATTTTTGCCATGAGTGTGACAACTTGGATTGGGATTGCTTATATGATTCGTATCCAAATCATGCGTTACCGTGACTTGGAATACAACCTTGCTTCCCAAACACTTGGGACACCAACCTTTAAAATCATCGTTAAAAATATCATGCCACAATTGGTATCCGTTATTGTTTCTACGATGACCTTGATGTTGCCAAGCTTCATCTCTTATGAAGCCTTCCTTTCCTTCTTTGGATTGGGATTGCCTGTAACAGTGCCAAGTCTGGGACGATTGATCTCAGATTACTCACAAAACGTTACGACCAACGCTTACTTATTCTGGATTCCGTTGACTACCTTGATCTTGGTATCCCTATCTCTTTTTGTTGTTGGTCAAAACCTAGCGGATGCTAGTGATCCACGTACACATAGATAG